From the Corythoichthys intestinalis isolate RoL2023-P3 chromosome 13, ASM3026506v1, whole genome shotgun sequence genome, one window contains:
- the ssbp1 gene encoding single-stranded DNA-binding protein, mitochondrial isoform X2 — protein sequence MWRILGLQVFRQLVRNNTTDSSLILERSINRVQLLGRVGQEPVMRQVEGRNPVTIFSLATNEMWRSGEGETSPSGDISQKTTWHRVSVFKPGLRDVAYQYIKKGARILVEGKLDYGEYVDKNQVRRQATTIIADNIIFLSDNVRDRT from the exons ATGTGGCGAATTCTTGGCTTGCAGGTATTCAGACAGCTGGTGCGAAACAACACCACTGACTCCAGCCTCATTCTGGAGAGAT CAATAAACCGTGTCCAGCTGCTGGGCCGAGTGGGCCAGGAACCCGTGATGAGACAAGTGGAGGGCCGCAACCCCGTCACCATCTTCTCCCTTGCCACCAACGAAATGTGGCGTTCGGGGGAGGGCGAGACGAGCCCGTCAG GTGATATCAGCCAAAAGACAACGTGGCACCGCGTGTCCGTCTTCAAACCCGGTTTGAGGGACGTGGCCTACCAGTACATCAAGAAAGG GGCCAGGATTCTTGTGGAGGGCAAACTGGATTACGGCGAATACGTGGATAAGAACCAAGTCAGACGCCAGGCCACCACCATCATTGCAG ACAATATAATCTTCTTGAGTGACAATGTTCGCGACAGAACCTGA
- the ssbp1 gene encoding single-stranded DNA-binding protein, mitochondrial isoform X1 has product MLRTASAQVFRQLVRNNTTDSSLILERSINRVQLLGRVGQEPVMRQVEGRNPVTIFSLATNEMWRSGEGETSPSGDISQKTTWHRVSVFKPGLRDVAYQYIKKGARILVEGKLDYGEYVDKNQVRRQATTIIADNIIFLSDNVRDRT; this is encoded by the exons ATGTTGAGAACAGCTTCTGCACAG GTATTCAGACAGCTGGTGCGAAACAACACCACTGACTCCAGCCTCATTCTGGAGAGAT CAATAAACCGTGTCCAGCTGCTGGGCCGAGTGGGCCAGGAACCCGTGATGAGACAAGTGGAGGGCCGCAACCCCGTCACCATCTTCTCCCTTGCCACCAACGAAATGTGGCGTTCGGGGGAGGGCGAGACGAGCCCGTCAG GTGATATCAGCCAAAAGACAACGTGGCACCGCGTGTCCGTCTTCAAACCCGGTTTGAGGGACGTGGCCTACCAGTACATCAAGAAAGG GGCCAGGATTCTTGTGGAGGGCAAACTGGATTACGGCGAATACGTGGATAAGAACCAAGTCAGACGCCAGGCCACCACCATCATTGCAG ACAATATAATCTTCTTGAGTGACAATGTTCGCGACAGAACCTGA
- the creb3l2 gene encoding cyclic AMP-responsive element-binding protein 3-like protein 2 has translation MEILDSSESLLHWDRNLSELSEAGDMDCALYTNHFSELLDDLSHDALLGQLLSDPFLSGARGCGARSDDGEGEDRGDLCASSPLPHIAAEHSYSLCGDSRPQSPLSHLTGERGSDAESEGDSSEWPMEQDDGMEGLLCRAPSLLLALGSVEDPRAPEDPAVSPPRSPVGSRNHDKSVKVKEEEVFPEIKLEPHEVDQFLNLSPKGLEALQMPPTPPSSHGSDSEGSQSPVRALPGLSRPTSPAPAQLKASPRGNSSSSLSNSPLLTAPHKLQGSGPLMLTEEERRTLVAEGYPVPTKLPLTKAEEKALKKIRRKIKNKISAQESRRKKKEYMDTLEKKVETCSNENNDLRRKVDTLECTNKSLLQQLQALQALLSGKVSKSCRAAGTQTSSCLMVVVLCFALFLGSFYPTGLTSESGPVDSGPASGRLALKESYTATVKSRSLLSTFEDEPPPVLGLGGEYPDQWEDATGAVVMAAWRRSGEQHHKITAAETSRAEMHPPFRSKSNTTTADGTYRSFEQRATSSIALERSVNETS, from the exons ATGGAGATCCTGGACTCGAGCGAAAGCTTGCTGCACTGGGATCGCAACCTAAGCGAGCTGTCCGAAGCCGGAGATATGGATTGCGCCCTCTACACTAAT CACTTCTCCGAGCTTTTGGACGACCTCTCCCACGACGCTCTGCTGGGCCAGCTGCTGAGCGACCCTTTTCTGTCGGGGGCGCGGGGCTGCGGCGCGAGGAGCGACGACGGCGAAGGGGAAGACCGCGGCGACCTGTGCGCGTCGTCACCCTTGCCGCACATCGCCGCCGAGCACAGCTACTCTCTGTGCGGCGACAGCAGGCCGCAGTCGCCGCTTTCGCACCTGACCGGCGAGCGCGGCAGCGACGCAG AATCTGAAGGCGACTCGTCCGAGTGGCCCATGGAGCAGGAcgacggcatggagggtctcctGTGCCGCGCCCCTTCCCTCCTGCTCGCCCTGGGGTCCGTCGAGGATCCCCGAGCTCCGGAGGACCCCGCCGTCAGCCCCCCTCGCTCCCCCGTCGGCAGCCGTAACCACGACAAAAGCGTCAAAGTCAAGGAGGAAGAGGTCTTTCCTGAGATTAAGCTGGAGCCTCACGAAGTGGATCAGTTTCTCAATCTGTCCCCCAAAG GTCTAGAGGCACTCCAGATGCCACCCACCCCTCCCAGCTCGCACGGCAGCGACTCCGAGGGCAGCCAGAGCCCTGTGCGCGCCTTGCCGGGCCTGTCCCGGCCGACCTCGCCCGCCCCGGCCCAGCTGAAGGCGTCCCCCCGCGGGAACTCGTCCTCCTCGCTGTCCAACTCGCCCCTTCTCACCGCCCCCCAT AAACTTCAAGGCTCGGGACCGCTGATGCTGACCGAGGAAGAGCGTCGCACTCTGGTGGCCGAAGGCTACCCCGTTCCCACCAAGCTGCCGCTCACAAAAGCCGAGGAGAAGGCGCTCAAGAAGATACGCAGGAAGATTAAAAATAAG ATTTCGGCTCAAGAGAGTCGCAGGAAGAAGAAAGAGTACATGGATACGTTGGAGAAGAA GGTGGAGACATGTTCCAACGAAAACAACGACCTCCGCAGGAAAGTGGACACACTGGAGTGCACCAACAA GTCTCTGCTGCAGCAGCTCCAAGCCCTGCAGGCTTTGCTGTCCGGCAAAGTGTCCAAATCGTGCCGAGCGGCCGGCACTCAAACGTCATCCTGCCTAATG GTGGTGGTGTTGTGTTTCGCTCTCTTTCTGGGGAGCTTCTACCCAACGGGGCTCACGTCCGAATCCGGCCCGGTCGATAGCGGCCCCGCCTCCGGCCGGCTGGCACTCAAAGAATCGTACACCGCCACAG TCAAGTCCAGAAGTCTACTGTCCACCTTCGAGGACGAGCCGCCGCCCGTCCTGGGACTGGGCGGCGAGTACCCCGACCAATGGGAGGATGCGACGGGCGCCGTCGTCATGGCGGCGTGGCGCCGTTCGGGCGAGCAGCACCACAAAATAACGGCGGCGGAGACCAGCCGCGCCGAGATGCATCCGCCTTTCAGGAGCAAAAGCAACACAACCACCGCAGATGGCACGTACAG ATCTTTCGAGCAGAGGGCGACGAGTAGCATCGCGTTGGAGCGAAGTGTCAACGAGACCTCCTGA